In the genome of Candidatus Neomarinimicrobiota bacterium, the window ATATCTGATCTAACCTTTTTTATCATTTCAGAATCAAATATAATCCTTAAGCAGAAGATCAATCAACAAAAAACAGATGGAATTACAGAAAAGTGTATCTTAATTTATGGCAATGGTATGTCCTAAACGTTTTGACGACCTACAGAGATGGGTTTCCTAACCCGGCTACCATCGGATATCTGATATTGAACCAGGCGACTTTAAATAAATATCTATCGGAATCAGAGTCGTTTATAACTGAACGATTTGGCGAAACAGATCCCGAGATCGGGATTATACTCGGTTCGGGTTTGGGTCCTTTCGCAGATAACATAGACTTGAAACATTCTATCGACACTACCGAAATACCTCATTACCCCGCCTCTACGGTCCCCGGTCACAAGGGAAGATTAGTTTACGGCATTCTCGAAGGGATTGAAATCCTCGCCTTGCAGGGGCGCGTGCACAGCTATGAGGGTTACGAACAGTGGCAGGTGACTTACCCCGCCAGACTGCTCGGCGCTTTGGGAATTAAATCTCTGATCGTAACGAATTCTTCCGGCGCCTCTAATCCGGAATATGAACCGGGAAGTTTTATGTTGATAGAAGATCATCTCAATTATCTTTTCCGCGAGCCTCTTGAACCCTGGGAGCGGAACGGCAAGGAAGTAAATTCGCCCTACGAAAAAGAATTTATACGGTTAGCGAAAGAAGTATCGGAACGCACAGGTATCCGTTTGGAGACAGGCGTCCTCTCGGCAAATCTCGGACCCTCCTACGAAACTCCTGCGGAAGTCGACTTCCAAAGAAAAATGGGAAGTGATTCCGCTTCCATGAGCACTCTGCCTGAGGTAACGGTAGCGCATTACCTCGGAATAAAAGTTCTCGGATTGTCTGTTTTAACGAATTATGCTGCCGGACTGAGTAAAGTTCCTCTAACCCATGAAGAAGTAACGGATATGGCTGAAGCCGTGTCGGAGAAATTCTCTAAGCTGGTCACCGAAATTATCAAAGAAATCCACAGCCGGAATTAAAAAAAGGATTAACGATGCCAGATAAACCATTATTAGGAGCGCATATGTCGATTTCGGGAGGAGTATATACTGCTCCCGCCCGCGGCGAAGAACTCGGCTGCACCGCAATCCAGATTTTTACCAAAAACGCAAACCGTTGGGACGCCAAACCGCTTAGCGAAGAGGATGTTTCCACCTACAACGAAGAGTTGTCGAAGACGGGAATTCGGTCGGTTGTTGCCCATGACAGTTATCTCATCAACCTTTGCAGTCCCGTCAAAGACCTTTTAGAAAAGTCCCGTAAGGCGTTTCTGATCGAGATGGAAAGATGCGAACTTTTGAGTATTCCGGCTCTTGTAACTCATCCCGGCTCGCACGTCGGTTCCGGAGAAGAAACAGGGATAAAAGGAATCGCCGCAAGCCTCGATTGGCTGCACGAAAACTTCGACGGGACAACGGCTAAGGTCGCGCTTGAAACCACGGCGGGGCAAGGCACGAATCTTGGATACACGTTTGAGCAGATCGCTCGAATGATCGAGCTTACCAAACAGCCTGACAGGTTAGTCGTTTGCCTGGATACCTGTCATGTATTCTCGGCAGGATACGACATCCGGACGGAAGAGACTTACAATGTTACGATTGAAAAATTCGATTCCGTCATCGGGTTGGACAGGCTCGCCTGCGTTCATTTGAACGATTCAAAGTTTGAATTTGAGAAAAAGAAGGATCGCCACGAGGGGATCGGGGAGGGCTACATCGGACTCGATGGGTTTAAATTTATCATGAACGACGAGCGGCTGAAGGATATTCCGAAGGTAATGGAAACGCCGAAGGGTGACGACGGCAAAGAGCTCGATATCGTAAATCTCAAGAAACTCAGGTCGCTCCTGAATTAGGAGCCGAATTCTGATACTGATCAGGTTCCGGGAGTCAGAACCCCTTTAAACGCCTGCCTTGTAATCCTTCTCCCCCGTACTGATGCGAACCTTCAGATGATTCTCCATAGGCGGCAGTGGGCATGAATAATACGGGCTGTAAGCACAATAGGGATTATAGGCTACGTTGAAATCAACCGTGATGATGTCATTTTCCGTTACCGGAATGTCCAGGTATCTCCCCGCCGGGTACGTCCCGGATCCGTTCGTGAGATCTTTAAACGGGATAAAATAGTAAGGGTCATGCCCGGAAGCGTCAACCGCTTTATACAGCTGTAAACTGTATTCGTTTTCATCAATATTGAACGTGAAATATCCGTATTTGTAAAATTTTTGCAATTCACTTGTTGAGGTGAGCATCTCGACGATCTCCTGCTCTTCGTACTTTTGAATCTGACCGGTGAATTTGTAATCCGAATCAGGATCATAATATTTAAGACTGATAAATCCCGTTCGATCCTTTTCCAACAGCGGACTGTTCGGATCGTTTTTAAAGAACTGATCTTTAGAAGTTCGTTGTTCGCTGTAATCGTCAAATACACTCAATTCATCACTGTCCTTTTTTGCGCAGCTACTCAAAAATAACATTCCGGCAGCAATCGTTATCAAATACGCTTTGATGCTTATACCCGCCACTCTTCCAGCTTCGGTTCGTCTATTGCGAACGGTTCGACTTCAATGTTCGAAGAATCTCCGTTAGAAGTCATTTTGATAGTCACTCTATCAGCGCTCCTGCCCTGCCCGTATCTTGCAGTCAACCGCGCAATATCGGTTAGAAGCCGGTCGGAGACATCGCCGGAAACAAGCGTAACCGGACCTCCGAAGTTCTCGGTCTCGAGAAGTGTGCGTCCGTATTTGAATCCCGAAAGGAACCTGCCCTCCTGTTCGTCCCGCGCAACAATCGCCTTGACTCCCTCGGCGGGTCTGAAGTGCCTTCCGACCTTGAGAAGGATAACGTCTTCAGGCGTTAACGGCTGTTTGTTGTTATCCCTGAGCATGTCCTTGAGTTTATCCGAATAAGCTTCGTCTGTGAGTGTACAGCATCCGCCTGCGGGTTGGGGATAATATTTGACGTTGAACTCCTCCGCCAGCTCTATCTGACGCTTCCTCGTCCTCCCCGTTATGTCGAAAAGCTTTTCCCTCTCGATCCAGCCGAGCTTCTCCGGCACTGTCTCCGGCAGAAGCTTCGCTGAGAGCGGTCTGAGGAGGTAGCCTTCCAAACCGGATTGCTCGGCGATAACCGACAGAGTCGGTTTTCTCTGCGATTTCGGACGCTGTCCCATTACTTCGCCCGAAAAAACGAAGTGAGCGCCTATCTCCTCCATATAAATTTTTGCCTTTGAGAACATCATGATACGGCAGTCGACGCATGGGTTCATATTAGCGCCGTAACCGTATTTAGGGTTCAGAAGTATATCCCAATACTCGGTTGATATATCTATTATCTCGATGGGTATCTCAAGGTCCGAACCCAAACGCAGCGCTTCGTTTTGCATCTTCTTAACCGGAACGTCATCCTTGTTCAATTTTCTGTGATGATCCGTGATGCAGAATCCGGTGCTGAAGTTTACCCCCTGAATCTCAACCCCCATATTTTTCATGATATGTGCGGCGAGCGTACTATCCAGTCCGCCGGAGAGCATCCCGACTGCTTTTACCTTATCTGACATAAATTATCCTTTCTTCGCATCGGGAGTTTAACGAATCAGGTCATTATTGTCAATAAACTGTTTCTAAACATACGAAAATGCACCGGCAGATAGCGACTATCACT includes:
- a CDS encoding purine-nucleoside phosphorylase, which codes for MNQATLNKYLSESESFITERFGETDPEIGIILGSGLGPFADNIDLKHSIDTTEIPHYPASTVPGHKGRLVYGILEGIEILALQGRVHSYEGYEQWQVTYPARLLGALGIKSLIVTNSSGASNPEYEPGSFMLIEDHLNYLFREPLEPWERNGKEVNSPYEKEFIRLAKEVSERTGIRLETGVLSANLGPSYETPAEVDFQRKMGSDSASMSTLPEVTVAHYLGIKVLGLSVLTNYAAGLSKVPLTHEEVTDMAEAVSEKFSKLVTEIIKEIHSRN
- a CDS encoding deoxyribonuclease IV yields the protein MPDKPLLGAHMSISGGVYTAPARGEELGCTAIQIFTKNANRWDAKPLSEEDVSTYNEELSKTGIRSVVAHDSYLINLCSPVKDLLEKSRKAFLIEMERCELLSIPALVTHPGSHVGSGEETGIKGIAASLDWLHENFDGTTAKVALETTAGQGTNLGYTFEQIARMIELTKQPDRLVVCLDTCHVFSAGYDIRTEETYNVTIEKFDSVIGLDRLACVHLNDSKFEFEKKKDRHEGIGEGYIGLDGFKFIMNDERLKDIPKVMETPKGDDGKELDIVNLKKLRSLLN
- a CDS encoding DUF1684 domain-containing protein — encoded protein: MSSCAKKDSDELSVFDDYSEQRTSKDQFFKNDPNSPLLEKDRTGFISLKYYDPDSDYKFTGQIQKYEEQEIVEMLTSTSELQKFYKYGYFTFNIDENEYSLQLYKAVDASGHDPYYFIPFKDLTNGSGTYPAGRYLDIPVTENDIITVDFNVAYNPYCAYSPYYSCPLPPMENHLKVRISTGEKDYKAGV
- a CDS encoding tRNA (5-methylaminomethyl-2-thiouridylate)-methyltransferase; this translates as MSDKVKAVGMLSGGLDSTLAAHIMKNMGVEIQGVNFSTGFCITDHHRKLNKDDVPVKKMQNEALRLGSDLEIPIEIIDISTEYWDILLNPKYGYGANMNPCVDCRIMMFSKAKIYMEEIGAHFVFSGEVMGQRPKSQRKPTLSVIAEQSGLEGYLLRPLSAKLLPETVPEKLGWIEREKLFDITGRTRKRQIELAEEFNVKYYPQPAGGCCTLTDEAYSDKLKDMLRDNNKQPLTPEDVILLKVGRHFRPAEGVKAIVARDEQEGRFLSGFKYGRTLLETENFGGPVTLVSGDVSDRLLTDIARLTARYGQGRSADRVTIKMTSNGDSSNIEVEPFAIDEPKLEEWRV